The Haloprofundus salinisoli region TCGCTCGTCGGTCTCGTCGTCATCGGCCTGCTTACCGAGAACGTCGGCAACCTGCTGGTCGGGGCCGGTTTTCTCGGTATCGTCGTCGGTATGGCCGCGCGACAGACGCTCGGGTCGGTGCTGGCGGGGTTCGTGTTGATGTTCTCGCGCCCGTTCGAGATCGGCGACTGGATCGAAATCGGCGACAACGAGGGGATCGTCACTCACGTCTCCATCGTGTCGACCCGACTCCAGACGTTCGACGGCGAGTACGTGATGATTCCGAACGACGACGTGAGCGCGAAAGCCATCGTCAATCGTACCCGAAAGGGCCGACTCCGCATCGAAGTCGACGTCGGCATCGACTACGACGCGGACGCCGACTACGCCGCCGAGGTCGCGCTCGAAGCCGTAAAAGACCTCGACGACGTCCTGTCGGTCCCGTCGCCGCAGGTCGTGTTCAAGGAGTTCGGCGAGTCGGGGATCATCCTCGGCGTCCGCGCCTGGATAGACAACCCCAGCGCTCGTCGGAAGTGGCGCACCCGAACGGCGGTCATCTCGGCGGTAAAATCCGGTTACGAGGAGGAGGACATCAACATCCCGTTCCCGGTGCGCGAACTGATGGGCCGGGGGCCGGCGGGCGGCTTCGAACTCGCCGGCGAGTCGCGTTCGGTGCGGGCGAACGCCAGCACCGACGGCGGCGAGAGCGGTGGACAGCGAGAGAACAGCGAGGATGAGAGCCGATGAGCGGCGACGAGAAGGGTAAACCGGAGACGGCGACCCGCGACTCGCTGGCCGACCGCCGCGGCGTCGAAACGCGCGTCTACCAACCGGCCGAAGACTCCGGTCTGCTTGCGAAAGCCGCGGTCGAACACGCCCGCGGACGAACGCTCGAAGTCGGCACCGGATCGGGGTGGATTGCCGCGAAAGTCGCCGCCGAAACCGACGCCGACGTCGTCGCCTCCGACCTCAACCCCCACGCCTGCCGGCAGGCGAAAGCGAGGTCGGAGGACCTGCGAGCGGCGGGCGGGGAGGGGTTCGACGTCGCCCGCGCGGACCTCTTCTCGCCGTTCGCCGACGGCGCGTTCGACACAGTGCTTTTCAATCCGCCGTATCTGCCGACCGACCCCGACAACGAGTGGGGCGACTGGATGGAAGTCGCGCTGTCAGGCGGCGAGTCCGGCCGAGAACTCATCGACCCGTTCGTCGACGGCGTCGGCCGCGTGCTCGCCGACGGTGGACAGGCGCTACTTCTCGTGAGCAGTCTCTCGGGCTACGACGAGGTGGTTCAGCGCGCCGAGAACCGCGGGTTCGAAGTCGAACCGGTCGTCGAGGAGTCGTACCCGTTCGAGACGCTGTCGATTCTTCGACTTACCGACTGACTCGCGCTTGGAAGCCCAGATATAACTCATGAGCATTTTCCCCATTAGCAAATATTAAGCGTCGGCATTTCTTAGCCAGGAGTGATGACCGAACTCGTAGCCACGACGCCGGGGCTGCATCCGTTGCCCGACTGGGCGAAGCAGCGGCTCTCGGAGTTGAAAGGCCACCAGAAAGGCGACCTCATAAGCGGCGACGAGGGGCCCGAAATCGTCGACGCGTACGAGCAGACGCGCGAAGAAGTCGTCGCCGACCAGCAGGGCGCGAACCTCGACCGGATCGTCGAGGGGCAACTTCGCTGGGACGACAACCTCGCGCACCCGTTGACCGTCCACGACAACGTCGAGACGGGCGGCATCGTCCGCTACTACGACAACAACAACTTCTACCGCGACCCGCAGGTCGCCGGCGAGCTCGACTTCTCCGGCGACGTGGCGGCGGAACTGGAGTCGGCGAGCGAACTGCTCGGCGGCGACGACGCGCTGCAGGCCGTCCTCCCGGGGCCGTACTCGCTGGCCGACCTCGCTACCGACGAGCACTACGGCGACGACGCGGAGTTCCTGGACGCGGTCGGCGAGTTCCTCGCCGGTGAGGTCGAGGCGTTCCCCGAGCACGAGACGCTGTTTCTCCTCGAACCGTCGCTCGTCGAGAACGCGCCCGGTGACGACCTCGACGCGCGAGCGAGCGAGGCCATCGATACGGTGGCGGCGGCGACGGACGCCGACGTCGTCGTCCACAGCTACTGGGGCGCGCTGGAGGAGAAAGTCTATGCGCACCTGATGGACGCCGACGTCGACGCCATCGGCTTCGACGTGGTGGCGGGCGACCGCTCGCGGACGCTCTACAACGTCAACGAGTACGGCACGAAAGAGAGCGTGGCGCTCGGCCTCGTCGACGGCCAGAACACGCTCGTCGAGTCGCCCGGGACCGTCCGCGACCGCATCGAGTGGGTGCAAGAGCAGATTCCCGCACAGGAGTTCGACACCGTCTACGCGACGAGCAACACCGAACTGTTCTACCTGCCGGTGAACAAGTACCAAGAGAAACTCGCCGCCTTGGCCGAGGGCGTCGCTCTCGCTCGCGGCGAGGAGACGGAGGTGCGAGCATGAGCCGAGACGCCGACAACAGAGCCCAGTTCCGCCCGGAGAGTCACGAGAACGACCACTTCCTCCTGACGACGGTGGTCGGCAGCTATCCGAAGCCGAAGTGGCTCAACCGCGCAAAGGACCTCGCCGAGAACGAGGAGGCGCGCTTCGACGCCGACAACCTCGCGGAGGCGTACGACGACGCCTCGGAGGTCATCACCCACGAACACGA contains the following coding sequences:
- a CDS encoding mechanosensitive ion channel family protein, with the protein product MDSVWLLQVEKPGWRGLIPWLANAEPYPEAQVLVTVVISVSLLAFRRGAHGWADNHGWDVSELLVSGVIALVSTLGIVILIGTWGLTNELNNAYGDLDLTTQIPKVALAFILIGAAYALTGFIGRLIQRFAGSSDITEHQRELIYRLTQVSIYSLVGLVVIGLLTENVGNLLVGAGFLGIVVGMAARQTLGSVLAGFVLMFSRPFEIGDWIEIGDNEGIVTHVSIVSTRLQTFDGEYVMIPNDDVSAKAIVNRTRKGRLRIEVDVGIDYDADADYAAEVALEAVKDLDDVLSVPSPQVVFKEFGESGIILGVRAWIDNPSARRKWRTRTAVISAVKSGYEEEDINIPFPVRELMGRGPAGGFELAGESRSVRANASTDGGESGGQRENSEDESR
- a CDS encoding HemK2/MTQ2 family protein methyltransferase: MSGDEKGKPETATRDSLADRRGVETRVYQPAEDSGLLAKAAVEHARGRTLEVGTGSGWIAAKVAAETDADVVASDLNPHACRQAKARSEDLRAAGGEGFDVARADLFSPFADGAFDTVLFNPPYLPTDPDNEWGDWMEVALSGGESGRELIDPFVDGVGRVLADGGQALLLVSSLSGYDEVVQRAENRGFEVEPVVEESYPFETLSILRLTD
- a CDS encoding 5-methyltetrahydropteroyltriglutamate--homocysteine methyltransferase, translating into MTELVATTPGLHPLPDWAKQRLSELKGHQKGDLISGDEGPEIVDAYEQTREEVVADQQGANLDRIVEGQLRWDDNLAHPLTVHDNVETGGIVRYYDNNNFYRDPQVAGELDFSGDVAAELESASELLGGDDALQAVLPGPYSLADLATDEHYGDDAEFLDAVGEFLAGEVEAFPEHETLFLLEPSLVENAPGDDLDARASEAIDTVAAATDADVVVHSYWGALEEKVYAHLMDADVDAIGFDVVAGDRSRTLYNVNEYGTKESVALGLVDGQNTLVESPGTVRDRIEWVQEQIPAQEFDTVYATSNTELFYLPVNKYQEKLAALAEGVALARGEETEVRA